CCACGTGACCTTGTGGGGATGCCGCACGCAGTAGGCGGGGAACTTGGTGGGAATCACCAGGTCGATGGCCCGTCCGCAGCTCTCGGACAGGTCGAGGAGCCGCCACGCGGCGGCGTGGGCCATCAGCTCGCGCTTCGGATACCACTTGAACGGAACGCTGACCCGCTCGACGAGGCACCCGTGGCGTTCCAGCTGGTGAACCAGCTCGCGCACCAGCGCCTCGGCACCCCCCCGGACGAAGGGCACCTGCGCTTCGCAGACGACAACCGTCAGGGCCAAGCGGCCGCATGCTAGCACGCCAGCCACCTGGCGAAGCTTGAGCGAAGTTGACACGTGTTGATGGTGTGCCTATTCTCGCCGTGGACCAAAGTGGACCAAAGTGGAGATCTCTGGTGCTCCGCGGACGCATCCCGGCAAAGATTGACGACAAGGGGCGCCTGAAGGTGCCCAGCGCCTTTCGGGCGCATATCGAAGCGGAATACGGGCCGGCGCTGTTCCTGACCAGCCTGTCTCCCACCGGGGAGTTCGTGCGTCTGTACCCCCTCGCGGTCTGGGAACGCATCGAGCAGAAGCTCGCGACCCTCCCGCAGCTCAGCCAGGCCCGGAAGGCGTTCGAGATGACCACGTCCTACTGGGGGCACATGGCCGAGTTCGATACCCAGGGACGGGTCGTCATCCCTCCCGCCCTTCGCGACGCGGCCGCCGCGCTGGCCGACGTCGACGTGCTCGGTCTGCAGACCTCCATCGAAGTCTGGAACGCCGACAGGCTCCGCGCCAAGGTCGAATCGCACGGACTGAACGACACATTCCTCGACGAGTTGGCCGCTCTCGGCATCTGAGATCCCCATGCACGAACCAGTACTCGTCGCGGAGGTCATCAGCCACCTGGCACCCGCTCGGGGCGGGCTGTTCGTCGACTGCACGCTCGGCGCGGGCGGGCACACCCGGGCTCTGCTCGACGCCGGCGCGTCCCGCGTGCTCGCGTTCGATCGCGACAGCAGCGCGCTCGCGCTCGCCTCCGCGTCGCTCGACGCGTACCGCGCTCGCGTGGACATGGTGCACGCCGACTACAGGACGCTCGGCGACGTCCTGGATGCCCGGGCCATCAGCCTCGTCGACGGCGGCGTCCTGGCCGATCTCGGCGTGTCCTCCATGCAACTTGACGATGCGGCGCGCGGGTTCAGTTTTCGCGCAGACGCCCCGCTCGACATGCGGATGGATCGCGACAGTGGTCTGCCGGCGTCGGCGATGCTGCAGGAAGTCGACGAGACGGTCCTGGCCGACGTGATCTACCGCTACGGCGAGGAGCGCTTCTCACGCCGCATCGCGCGCGCCATCGTCGGTGCCCGCCAGACGGGCGCCATCGAAACCACGGGCCAGCTGGCGTCGATCGTGCGTCGCGCCGTGCCGTCCCGCGGCTGGCAGCGCATCGACCCTGCGACGCGTACGTTCCAGGCGATTCGCATCTGGGTCAACCGCGAGCTCGACGATCTCGATGCGTTCATCAGGCTCGCCGTGAGCCGCCTGTGTGCCGGCGCCCGCCTGGCAATCATCGCCTTCCACTCGCTCGAAGACCGCATTGTCAAGCACACGTTCCGTGCGCTGGCCCAGGGCCCCGAGCCGCTGATCGCGCTGCTCACGCGCCGTCCCGTCGAAGCCGGCGACGAGGAAGTCGCGCGCAACCCGCGCGCCCGCAGCGCCAAGCTGCGCGTGGCCGAGAGGCTGGCCTGACATGGACCGCGAATACGTCCTGCGCAAGCCGGTCCAGAACCGTCCCATCGTGCGCGAAGTGGATCACGCGCGGCAGCGCGACCTCGTGCGTACGACGGTCGGCGGCGCCTGCGTGCTCGCGACGGTGCTCTTCACCGCGTGGATGCACCTCGACGGGCGCCGGCTCGCGAAGGAGGCGGTCGATCTCGCCACGGCGCGCAGCCGGCACATGGAAGTGCGTCGTCATCTCGAGCTCGAGCTGCAGTCGCTCGAAAGTCTTGCGCGCGTGCAGGCGATCGCGACGCGCCAGCTGCACATGAAGGCGCCGACGCGGGAGACGTCTGCCGTGATCGAGCGCGTCACCGTGACACCGTCGCCGTCGCGTTCCGTGGTGGCGGCCCGGTGACGCGATCGTCGAGGAACGCGCCGGACCTTCTGAGCGGGCTCGATTCGAGCGCTGCCGCGCACAACAACGCGCGCGTGGTGCGCGACGCGCAGCGTGCGGACCCCGTCGGGGAGCCGGTGGAAGTCGCCGGCGACTGGCACGCCGTCGTCAGGCCTCGCCTCGCGTTCCTGGGCGTGCTGCTGATGCTCTGGTCGGCGGGCATCGTCGCGCGCCTCGTGTACCTGCAGGTGTACCAGTACGACTCGCTCGTCGCGCGCGCGGAGCGGCAGCAGAGCCAGACCATCGACCTCAACCCGCAGCGTGGCCGCATCCTGGATCGGCACGGGCGCGTGCTGGCCTACAGCGTCGACGGCGACGTCATCTATGCGGTCCCGAGCGACGTCACGGATCCCGCCGGGCTCGCCACGCGACTCTGTGACGCGCTCGAGAACTGCGACGCGGTCGAGCGTCAGGAACTCGCGCAGCGTCTGGACAGCCGGCGCGACACGGCCATCGTGCTGAGCACGCTCTCGGCGGAAGAAGCCGATGGCATCGCGGCGCTCGGCGTCGACGGTTTTGTCGTCGATCGCGGCAGGGGCGGGCGCACGGGAACGCTCAAGGTGCTCAC
This genomic window from Acidobacteriota bacterium contains:
- a CDS encoding division/cell wall cluster transcriptional repressor MraZ encodes the protein MLRGRIPAKIDDKGRLKVPSAFRAHIEAEYGPALFLTSLSPTGEFVRLYPLAVWERIEQKLATLPQLSQARKAFEMTTSYWGHMAEFDTQGRVVIPPALRDAAAALADVDVLGLQTSIEVWNADRLRAKVESHGLNDTFLDELAALGI
- the rsmH gene encoding 16S rRNA (cytosine(1402)-N(4))-methyltransferase RsmH produces the protein MHEPVLVAEVISHLAPARGGLFVDCTLGAGGHTRALLDAGASRVLAFDRDSSALALASASLDAYRARVDMVHADYRTLGDVLDARAISLVDGGVLADLGVSSMQLDDAARGFSFRADAPLDMRMDRDSGLPASAMLQEVDETVLADVIYRYGEERFSRRIARAIVGARQTGAIETTGQLASIVRRAVPSRGWQRIDPATRTFQAIRIWVNRELDDLDAFIRLAVSRLCAGARLAIIAFHSLEDRIVKHTFRALAQGPEPLIALLTRRPVEAGDEEVARNPRARSAKLRVAERLA
- a CDS encoding cell division protein FtsL, which codes for MDREYVLRKPVQNRPIVREVDHARQRDLVRTTVGGACVLATVLFTAWMHLDGRRLAKEAVDLATARSRHMEVRRHLELELQSLESLARVQAIATRQLHMKAPTRETSAVIERVTVTPSPSRSVVAAR